A single Theropithecus gelada isolate Dixy chromosome 7b, Tgel_1.0, whole genome shotgun sequence DNA region contains:
- the NR2F2 gene encoding COUP transcription factor 2 isoform X4, whose amino-acid sequence MQAVWDLEQGKYGFAVQRGRMPPTQPTHGQFALTNGDPLNCHSYLSGYISLLLRAEPYPTSRFGSQCMQPNNIMGIENICELAARMLFSAVEWARNIPFFPDLQITDQVALLRLTWSELFVLNAAQCSMPLHVAPLLAAAGLHASPMSADRVVAFMDHIRIFQEQVEKLKALHVDSAEYSCLKAIVLFTSDACGLSDVAHVESLQEKSQCALEEYVRSQYPNQPTRFGKLLLRLPSLRTVSSSVIEQLFFVRLVGKTPIETLIRDMLLSGSSFNWPYMAIQ is encoded by the exons ATGCAAGCGGTTTGGGATCTTGAACAAGGCAAATATGGTTTTG CGGTGCAGAGGGGCAGGATGCCGCCGACCCAGCCGACCCACGGGCAGTTCGCGCTGACCAACGGGGACCCCCTCAACTGCCACTCGTACCTGTCCGGATATATTTCCTTGCTGTTGCGCGCCGAGCCCTATCCCACGTCGCGCTTCGGCAGCCAATGCATGCAGCCCAACAACATCATGGGTATCGAGAACATTTGCGAACTGGCCGCCAGGATGCTCTTCAGCGCCGTCGAGTGGGCCCGGAACATCCCCTTCTTCCCCGACCTGCAGATCACGGACCAGGTGGCCCTGCTTCGCCTCACCTGGAGCGAGCTGTTTGTGTTGAATGCGGCGCAGTGCTCCATGCCCCTCCATGTCGCCCCGCTCCTGGCCGCCGCCGGCCTGCATGCTTCGCCCATGTCCGCCGACCGGGTGGTCGCCTTTATGGACCACATACGGATCTTCCAAGAGCAAGTGGAGAAGCTCAAGGCACTGCACGTTGACTCAGCCGAGTACAGCTGCCTCAAGGCCATAGTCCTGTTCACCTCAG ATGCCTGTGGTCTCTCTGATGTAGCCCATGTGGAAAGCTTGCAGGAAAAGTCTCAGTGTGCTTTGGAAGAATACGTTAGGAGCCAGTACCCCAACCAGCCGACGCGATTCGGAAAGCTTTTGCTTCGCCTCCCTTCCCTCCGCACCGTCTCCTCCTCAGTCATAGAGCAATTGTTTTTCGTCCGTTTGGTAGGTAAAACCCCCATCGAAACCCTCATCCGGGATATGTTACTGTCCGGCAGCAGTTTTAACTGGCCGTATATGgcaattcaataa
- the NR2F2 gene encoding COUP transcription factor 2 isoform X2 yields MAMVVSTWRDPQDEVPGSQGSQASQAPPVPGPPPGAPHTPQTPGQGGPASTPAQTAAGGQGGPGGPGSDKQQQQQHIECVVCGDKSSGKHYGQFTCEGCKSFFKRSVRRNLSYTCRANRNCPIDQHHRNQCQYCRLKKCLKVGMRREAVQRGRMPPTQPTHGQFALTNGDPLNCHSYLSGYISLLLRAEPYPTSRFGSQCMQPNNIMGIENICELAARMLFSAVEWARNIPFFPDLQITDQVALLRLTWSELFVLNAAQCSMPLHVAPLLAAAGLHASPMSADRVVAFMDHIRIFQEQVEKLKALHVDSAEYSCLKAIVLFTSDACGLSDVAHVESLQEKSQCALEEYVRSQYPNQPTRFGKLLLRLPSLRTVSSSVIEQLFFVRLVGKTPIETLIRDMLLSGSSFNWPYMAIQ; encoded by the exons ATGGCAATGGTAGTCAGCACGTGGCGCGACCCCCAGGACGAGGTGCCCGGCTCACAGGGCAGCCAGGCCTCGCAGGCGCCGCCCGTGCCCGGCCCGCCGCCCGGCGCCCCGCACACGCCACAGACGCCCGGCCAAGGGGGCCCAGCCAGCACGCCAGCCCAGACGGCAGCCGGTGGCCAGGGCGGCCCTGGCGGCCCGGGTAGCgacaagcagcagcagcagcaacacaTCGAGTGCGTGGTGTGCGGGGACAAGTCGAGCGGCAAGCACTACGGCCAGTTCACGTGCGAGGGCTGCAAGAGCTTCTTCAAGCGCAGCGTGCGGAGGAACCTGAGCTACACGTGCCGCGCCAACCGGAACTGTCCCATCGACCAGCACCATCGCAACCAGTGCCAGTACTGCCGCCTCAAAAAGTGCCTCAAAGTGGGCATGAGACGGGAAG CGGTGCAGAGGGGCAGGATGCCGCCGACCCAGCCGACCCACGGGCAGTTCGCGCTGACCAACGGGGACCCCCTCAACTGCCACTCGTACCTGTCCGGATATATTTCCTTGCTGTTGCGCGCCGAGCCCTATCCCACGTCGCGCTTCGGCAGCCAATGCATGCAGCCCAACAACATCATGGGTATCGAGAACATTTGCGAACTGGCCGCCAGGATGCTCTTCAGCGCCGTCGAGTGGGCCCGGAACATCCCCTTCTTCCCCGACCTGCAGATCACGGACCAGGTGGCCCTGCTTCGCCTCACCTGGAGCGAGCTGTTTGTGTTGAATGCGGCGCAGTGCTCCATGCCCCTCCATGTCGCCCCGCTCCTGGCCGCCGCCGGCCTGCATGCTTCGCCCATGTCCGCCGACCGGGTGGTCGCCTTTATGGACCACATACGGATCTTCCAAGAGCAAGTGGAGAAGCTCAAGGCACTGCACGTTGACTCAGCCGAGTACAGCTGCCTCAAGGCCATAGTCCTGTTCACCTCAG ATGCCTGTGGTCTCTCTGATGTAGCCCATGTGGAAAGCTTGCAGGAAAAGTCTCAGTGTGCTTTGGAAGAATACGTTAGGAGCCAGTACCCCAACCAGCCGACGCGATTCGGAAAGCTTTTGCTTCGCCTCCCTTCCCTCCGCACCGTCTCCTCCTCAGTCATAGAGCAATTGTTTTTCGTCCGTTTGGTAGGTAAAACCCCCATCGAAACCCTCATCCGGGATATGTTACTGTCCGGCAGCAGTTTTAACTGGCCGTATATGgcaattcaataa
- the NR2F2 gene encoding COUP transcription factor 2 isoform X1, with protein sequence MAMVVSTWRDPQDEVPGSQGSQASQAPPVPGPPPGAPHTPQTPGQGGPASTPAQTAAGGQGGPGGPGSDKQQQQQHIECVVCGDKSSGKHYGQFTCEGCKSFFKRSVRRNLSYTCRANRNCPIDQHHRNQCQYCRLKKCLKVGMRREVSPFLPAAVQRGRMPPTQPTHGQFALTNGDPLNCHSYLSGYISLLLRAEPYPTSRFGSQCMQPNNIMGIENICELAARMLFSAVEWARNIPFFPDLQITDQVALLRLTWSELFVLNAAQCSMPLHVAPLLAAAGLHASPMSADRVVAFMDHIRIFQEQVEKLKALHVDSAEYSCLKAIVLFTSDACGLSDVAHVESLQEKSQCALEEYVRSQYPNQPTRFGKLLLRLPSLRTVSSSVIEQLFFVRLVGKTPIETLIRDMLLSGSSFNWPYMAIQ encoded by the exons ATGGCAATGGTAGTCAGCACGTGGCGCGACCCCCAGGACGAGGTGCCCGGCTCACAGGGCAGCCAGGCCTCGCAGGCGCCGCCCGTGCCCGGCCCGCCGCCCGGCGCCCCGCACACGCCACAGACGCCCGGCCAAGGGGGCCCAGCCAGCACGCCAGCCCAGACGGCAGCCGGTGGCCAGGGCGGCCCTGGCGGCCCGGGTAGCgacaagcagcagcagcagcaacacaTCGAGTGCGTGGTGTGCGGGGACAAGTCGAGCGGCAAGCACTACGGCCAGTTCACGTGCGAGGGCTGCAAGAGCTTCTTCAAGCGCAGCGTGCGGAGGAACCTGAGCTACACGTGCCGCGCCAACCGGAACTGTCCCATCGACCAGCACCATCGCAACCAGTGCCAGTACTGCCGCCTCAAAAAGTGCCTCAAAGTGGGCATGAGACGGGAAG TGTCTCCTTTCCTCCCCGCAGCGGTGCAGAGGGGCAGGATGCCGCCGACCCAGCCGACCCACGGGCAGTTCGCGCTGACCAACGGGGACCCCCTCAACTGCCACTCGTACCTGTCCGGATATATTTCCTTGCTGTTGCGCGCCGAGCCCTATCCCACGTCGCGCTTCGGCAGCCAATGCATGCAGCCCAACAACATCATGGGTATCGAGAACATTTGCGAACTGGCCGCCAGGATGCTCTTCAGCGCCGTCGAGTGGGCCCGGAACATCCCCTTCTTCCCCGACCTGCAGATCACGGACCAGGTGGCCCTGCTTCGCCTCACCTGGAGCGAGCTGTTTGTGTTGAATGCGGCGCAGTGCTCCATGCCCCTCCATGTCGCCCCGCTCCTGGCCGCCGCCGGCCTGCATGCTTCGCCCATGTCCGCCGACCGGGTGGTCGCCTTTATGGACCACATACGGATCTTCCAAGAGCAAGTGGAGAAGCTCAAGGCACTGCACGTTGACTCAGCCGAGTACAGCTGCCTCAAGGCCATAGTCCTGTTCACCTCAG ATGCCTGTGGTCTCTCTGATGTAGCCCATGTGGAAAGCTTGCAGGAAAAGTCTCAGTGTGCTTTGGAAGAATACGTTAGGAGCCAGTACCCCAACCAGCCGACGCGATTCGGAAAGCTTTTGCTTCGCCTCCCTTCCCTCCGCACCGTCTCCTCCTCAGTCATAGAGCAATTGTTTTTCGTCCGTTTGGTAGGTAAAACCCCCATCGAAACCCTCATCCGGGATATGTTACTGTCCGGCAGCAGTTTTAACTGGCCGTATATGgcaattcaataa
- the NR2F2 gene encoding COUP transcription factor 2 isoform X3, translated as MAMVVSTWRDPQDETAAGGQGGPGGPGSDKQQQQQHIECVVCGDKSSGKHYGQFTCEGCKSFFKRSVRRNLSYTCRANRNCPIDQHHRNQCQYCRLKKCLKVGMRREAVQRGRMPPTQPTHGQFALTNGDPLNCHSYLSGYISLLLRAEPYPTSRFGSQCMQPNNIMGIENICELAARMLFSAVEWARNIPFFPDLQITDQVALLRLTWSELFVLNAAQCSMPLHVAPLLAAAGLHASPMSADRVVAFMDHIRIFQEQVEKLKALHVDSAEYSCLKAIVLFTSDACGLSDVAHVESLQEKSQCALEEYVRSQYPNQPTRFGKLLLRLPSLRTVSSSVIEQLFFVRLVGKTPIETLIRDMLLSGSSFNWPYMAIQ; from the exons ATGGCAATGGTAGTCAGCACGTGGCGCGACCCCCAGGACGAG ACGGCAGCCGGTGGCCAGGGCGGCCCTGGCGGCCCGGGTAGCgacaagcagcagcagcagcaacacaTCGAGTGCGTGGTGTGCGGGGACAAGTCGAGCGGCAAGCACTACGGCCAGTTCACGTGCGAGGGCTGCAAGAGCTTCTTCAAGCGCAGCGTGCGGAGGAACCTGAGCTACACGTGCCGCGCCAACCGGAACTGTCCCATCGACCAGCACCATCGCAACCAGTGCCAGTACTGCCGCCTCAAAAAGTGCCTCAAAGTGGGCATGAGACGGGAAG CGGTGCAGAGGGGCAGGATGCCGCCGACCCAGCCGACCCACGGGCAGTTCGCGCTGACCAACGGGGACCCCCTCAACTGCCACTCGTACCTGTCCGGATATATTTCCTTGCTGTTGCGCGCCGAGCCCTATCCCACGTCGCGCTTCGGCAGCCAATGCATGCAGCCCAACAACATCATGGGTATCGAGAACATTTGCGAACTGGCCGCCAGGATGCTCTTCAGCGCCGTCGAGTGGGCCCGGAACATCCCCTTCTTCCCCGACCTGCAGATCACGGACCAGGTGGCCCTGCTTCGCCTCACCTGGAGCGAGCTGTTTGTGTTGAATGCGGCGCAGTGCTCCATGCCCCTCCATGTCGCCCCGCTCCTGGCCGCCGCCGGCCTGCATGCTTCGCCCATGTCCGCCGACCGGGTGGTCGCCTTTATGGACCACATACGGATCTTCCAAGAGCAAGTGGAGAAGCTCAAGGCACTGCACGTTGACTCAGCCGAGTACAGCTGCCTCAAGGCCATAGTCCTGTTCACCTCAG ATGCCTGTGGTCTCTCTGATGTAGCCCATGTGGAAAGCTTGCAGGAAAAGTCTCAGTGTGCTTTGGAAGAATACGTTAGGAGCCAGTACCCCAACCAGCCGACGCGATTCGGAAAGCTTTTGCTTCGCCTCCCTTCCCTCCGCACCGTCTCCTCCTCAGTCATAGAGCAATTGTTTTTCGTCCGTTTGGTAGGTAAAACCCCCATCGAAACCCTCATCCGGGATATGTTACTGTCCGGCAGCAGTTTTAACTGGCCGTATATGgcaattcaataa
- the NR2F2 gene encoding COUP transcription factor 2 isoform X5 yields the protein MPPTQPTHGQFALTNGDPLNCHSYLSGYISLLLRAEPYPTSRFGSQCMQPNNIMGIENICELAARMLFSAVEWARNIPFFPDLQITDQVALLRLTWSELFVLNAAQCSMPLHVAPLLAAAGLHASPMSADRVVAFMDHIRIFQEQVEKLKALHVDSAEYSCLKAIVLFTSDACGLSDVAHVESLQEKSQCALEEYVRSQYPNQPTRFGKLLLRLPSLRTVSSSVIEQLFFVRLVGKTPIETLIRDMLLSGSSFNWPYMAIQ from the exons ATGCCGCCGACCCAGCCGACCCACGGGCAGTTCGCGCTGACCAACGGGGACCCCCTCAACTGCCACTCGTACCTGTCCGGATATATTTCCTTGCTGTTGCGCGCCGAGCCCTATCCCACGTCGCGCTTCGGCAGCCAATGCATGCAGCCCAACAACATCATGGGTATCGAGAACATTTGCGAACTGGCCGCCAGGATGCTCTTCAGCGCCGTCGAGTGGGCCCGGAACATCCCCTTCTTCCCCGACCTGCAGATCACGGACCAGGTGGCCCTGCTTCGCCTCACCTGGAGCGAGCTGTTTGTGTTGAATGCGGCGCAGTGCTCCATGCCCCTCCATGTCGCCCCGCTCCTGGCCGCCGCCGGCCTGCATGCTTCGCCCATGTCCGCCGACCGGGTGGTCGCCTTTATGGACCACATACGGATCTTCCAAGAGCAAGTGGAGAAGCTCAAGGCACTGCACGTTGACTCAGCCGAGTACAGCTGCCTCAAGGCCATAGTCCTGTTCACCTCAG ATGCCTGTGGTCTCTCTGATGTAGCCCATGTGGAAAGCTTGCAGGAAAAGTCTCAGTGTGCTTTGGAAGAATACGTTAGGAGCCAGTACCCCAACCAGCCGACGCGATTCGGAAAGCTTTTGCTTCGCCTCCCTTCCCTCCGCACCGTCTCCTCCTCAGTCATAGAGCAATTGTTTTTCGTCCGTTTGGTAGGTAAAACCCCCATCGAAACCCTCATCCGGGATATGTTACTGTCCGGCAGCAGTTTTAACTGGCCGTATATGgcaattcaataa